From the genome of Nitrospirota bacterium:
ATAGCTGATGGCGGGACCGGAATAGGCACTGACTGATGGTGCAGACTCAGATCCGATCTCATACGATAAGCTATAAGCCATTCGCTCTTTTAACCAGGAGAATCCATGCCAAAGCCGAAATATCACATCGTCGTCTGCACCAATTCCCGTCCTCCGGGACACCCCAAGCCATCCTGCGGCAGCGCCGGATCGGCCTCCCTCCTCATGGCTTTCAACATGGGCCTCATGCAGAAGGGTGTGACTCCTGGCGACGTCATCGTCAGCGGCTCCTCCTGCCTCGGCCCCTGTGAGCAGGGCCCGACCGTCGTCGTCTATCCTGACGCTACCTGGTACTCCAAGGTGACGGAAGCAGACGTCGCGACCATCATCGATGAACATATCAAGGGCGGAAAACCGGCCGCCACGCTGAACCCTGATTCAGTCTGGAAGTAAGGACTCCCTCCTGAACCATGGCCAGCGCCACACACCAAGAGCACAAATCCCATGCACCCAAATCCATTGGGTGCATGGTCATTACCTGCAGCGATACCAGAACCCCCGACACCGATACCAGCGGACAGGCCATCCACAAACTGCTCCGGCAGTTCGGGCATGAAGTCGTGGTCTACCATTTAGTAAAGGATGAGCCGGCCCAAATCACGGACCGGATCAAAGAAGGCCTCACAAACGATGCCGTCCAGGCCATCATCATCAATGGCGGCACCGGCATTTCGAAGAGGGACTCAACCTTCGAAGCGGTCGATGCAATGTTGGAAAAACGGCTGGTGGGATTCGGCGAAATCTTCCGCTACCTAACCTATATGGACATCGGCTCCCCGGCCATCATGAGCCGCGCCACAGCCGGCATCATCAAGGGCCGCATCCTGTTCTCCACCCCCGGCTCCGAAAACGCCGTCCGGATGGCGATGGAAAAACTCATCCTTCCAGAGCTCGGCCACCTCGTCAAAGAACTCAGCAAATAGAATAGTGCTGAGTGCTGCGACGTGAGTGCTGAGATGGATTCAGCGACTCAGGACTCAGCACCCAGCACTTTCCTCAGTCCTGCCCGATCTTTGGTTCCGAGTACTTCACCTCCGG
Proteins encoded in this window:
- a CDS encoding MogA/MoaB family molybdenum cofactor biosynthesis protein; translated protein: MASATHQEHKSHAPKSIGCMVITCSDTRTPDTDTSGQAIHKLLRQFGHEVVVYHLVKDEPAQITDRIKEGLTNDAVQAIIINGGTGISKRDSTFEAVDAMLEKRLVGFGEIFRYLTYMDIGSPAIMSRATAGIIKGRILFSTPGSENAVRMAMEKLILPELGHLVKELSK
- a CDS encoding (2Fe-2S) ferredoxin domain-containing protein gives rise to the protein MPKPKYHIVVCTNSRPPGHPKPSCGSAGSASLLMAFNMGLMQKGVTPGDVIVSGSSCLGPCEQGPTVVVYPDATWYSKVTEADVATIIDEHIKGGKPAATLNPDSVWK